The Primulina huaijiensis isolate GDHJ02 chromosome 12, ASM1229523v2, whole genome shotgun sequence genome has a window encoding:
- the LOC140989405 gene encoding uncharacterized mitochondrial protein AtMg00860-like → MSFLGHFISKKGLEVDPTKIEAISRWKQPINITEIRSFLGLEGYYRRFIKDFAKIVVPLTQLTRKDNPFLWNDECEKSFCKLKEMLTSAPVLALPEGREGFVVYTDASKEGFGCVLMQNDKVIAYASRKLKNHELSYPTHDLELEAIVFALAKWRHYLYGKANVVADALSRKISMACLERKEVREWVHIHSRGHLAGLRIEPEFHTRIK, encoded by the exons ATGTCATTTCTTGGCCACTTTATCTCTAAGAAAGGACTGGAAGTAGATCCTACAAAAATAGAAGCCATATCTCGCTGGAAACAACCAATCAACATCACAGAAATTAGAAGTTTTCTCGGCCTAGAAGGATACTACCgaagattcattaaagattttgcAAAAATTGTTGTTCCCCTGACACAGCTGACTCGCAAAGACAACCCTTTCTTGTGGAATGATGAGTGTGAGAAAAGTTTTtgcaaattaaaagaaatgCTTACCAGTGCACCTGTATTAGCTTTACCAGAAGGAAGAGAAGGATTTGTGGTTTACACAGATGCCTCAAAAGAAGGCTTTGGATGTGTATTGATGCAAAACGATAAAGTTATTGCATATGCATCTAGAAAATTAAAGAATCACGAGTTAAGTTATCCCACTCATGATCTGGAATTAGAAGCAATAGTGTTTGCATTAGCAaaatggagacactacttgtatg gtaaagctaatgtagtggctgATGCTTTAAGTAGAAAGATTAGCATGGCTTGTTTGGAAAGGAAAGAAGTAAGAGAATGGGTACACATCCATTCACGTGGGCACTTGGCTGGATTGAGAATCGAACCTGAATTTCATACCAGAATTAAGTAA